The following are from one region of the Actinoplanes sp. L3-i22 genome:
- a CDS encoding alpha/beta hydrolase, whose translation MTGFDLLRFDDWTKPVPPAERDVAALLPDDDEGRPPVLFVPGLGHAAWAFAEHWLPHTAGRGFPAHALSPRPGGDLRAQVHDVVQTAASLPRQAVLIGHGVGAQVVARALGRYPARAAVLVAPVLDGRSALGSALLANPAGTIPALFGGRLRISARQLFNSGLPAEQTAEYLSRLDPKPRAELLRRAVPPRPVGDPPVLVVGSPDDRVVARKALDRAAAAYAGAPLMFPGMGHDLMLEESWAEPIDAILDWLTKQVK comes from the coding sequence GTGACCGGTTTCGACCTGCTCCGTTTCGACGACTGGACCAAGCCGGTGCCACCCGCCGAGCGCGACGTCGCCGCCCTGCTCCCGGACGACGACGAGGGCCGCCCGCCGGTCCTGTTCGTCCCCGGTCTCGGCCACGCCGCCTGGGCGTTCGCCGAGCACTGGCTCCCGCACACGGCCGGTCGCGGTTTCCCGGCGCACGCGCTCAGCCCGCGCCCCGGCGGCGACCTGCGCGCCCAGGTGCACGACGTGGTCCAGACCGCGGCGTCCCTGCCGCGCCAGGCGGTGCTGATCGGCCACGGCGTCGGCGCCCAGGTGGTGGCGCGGGCGCTCGGCCGTTACCCGGCCCGCGCGGCGGTGCTGGTCGCCCCGGTGCTGGACGGCCGGTCCGCGCTCGGCTCGGCGCTGCTGGCCAACCCGGCCGGCACGATCCCGGCGCTCTTCGGCGGGCGCCTCCGCATCTCCGCGCGGCAGCTGTTCAATTCCGGACTCCCGGCCGAGCAGACCGCGGAATATCTGAGCCGCCTCGACCCGAAGCCGCGCGCCGAACTGCTCCGCCGCGCGGTGCCGCCCCGCCCGGTCGGCGACCCGCCGGTCCTGGTCGTCGGCAGCCCGGACGACCGCGTGGTGGCCCGCAAGGCCCTCGACCGCGCGGCCGCCGCCTACGCCGGCGCGCCGCTGATGTTCCCCGGCATGGGCCACGACCTGATGCTCGAGGAGAGCTGGGCGGAGCCCATCGACGCGATCCTGGACTGGCTCACCAAACAGGTCAAATAA
- a CDS encoding trehalose-6-phosphate synthase, whose product MRQSSLVVVANRLPLDDSAARDGACEWRRSPGGLSGALHAILQQTPATWVGWDGETGLARVTDIGSVRLRPVTLSAAEQAGYYEGFANSTLWPLYHDAVQQPVFQREWWETYRSVNQRFAEAAAEVAGKHAAVWVQDYHLQLVPRMLRELRPDLLIGFFMHVPFPPPELFMQLPRRIELLRGMLGADLVGFQREQAAHNLAQLAQKLLGADATDDAITIDGRTVRTGAFPVSIDVAEMRTLATRPDVVAQVKQLHHDLGESKRVLVSVDRLDYTKGIEHRLTAYRELLRDGHVKVRDTVLVQVAVPSRERVESYRDLRDRIEGEVGRINGEYGRVGEPAIHYLNQPFSRSELAALYQTADVMVVTPLRDGMNLVAKEFVAAREDGAGALVLSEFAGAADELSGAFLVNPHDVDDLKQTLMRALEASPEDLAARMTAMRRHLAEHDILAWARAYLTELDHTGRLARRFIGRA is encoded by the coding sequence ATGCGTCAGAGTTCGCTCGTCGTCGTCGCCAACCGACTTCCCCTCGATGACAGCGCCGCCCGGGACGGCGCCTGCGAATGGCGCCGGAGCCCCGGCGGGCTCAGCGGGGCGCTGCACGCGATCCTCCAGCAGACCCCGGCCACCTGGGTCGGCTGGGACGGGGAGACCGGCCTCGCCCGGGTGACCGACATCGGCAGCGTGCGCCTGCGGCCGGTCACGCTCTCCGCCGCCGAGCAGGCGGGGTACTACGAGGGCTTCGCGAACTCGACACTGTGGCCGCTCTACCACGACGCGGTGCAGCAGCCGGTGTTCCAGCGGGAGTGGTGGGAGACGTACCGGTCGGTCAACCAGCGCTTCGCCGAGGCGGCCGCCGAGGTGGCCGGCAAGCACGCCGCCGTCTGGGTGCAGGACTATCACCTGCAGCTGGTCCCGCGGATGCTCCGGGAGCTGCGGCCGGACCTGCTGATCGGGTTCTTCATGCACGTGCCGTTCCCGCCGCCCGAGCTGTTCATGCAGCTCCCCCGCCGGATCGAGCTGCTGCGCGGGATGCTCGGCGCCGACCTGGTCGGCTTCCAGCGCGAACAGGCCGCGCACAACCTCGCCCAGCTCGCCCAGAAGCTGCTCGGCGCGGACGCCACCGACGACGCGATCACGATCGACGGCCGGACCGTGCGGACCGGGGCGTTCCCGGTCTCCATCGACGTCGCCGAGATGCGCACCCTGGCCACCCGGCCGGACGTGGTCGCCCAGGTCAAGCAGCTGCATCACGACCTGGGCGAGTCGAAGCGGGTGCTGGTCAGCGTGGACCGGCTGGACTACACCAAGGGGATCGAGCACCGGTTGACGGCGTACCGGGAGCTGCTGCGCGACGGGCACGTGAAGGTCCGGGACACCGTGCTGGTCCAGGTGGCGGTGCCCAGCCGGGAACGGGTCGAGAGCTACCGGGACCTGCGGGACCGGATCGAGGGCGAGGTCGGCCGGATCAACGGGGAGTACGGGCGGGTCGGTGAGCCGGCCATCCACTACCTGAACCAGCCGTTCAGCCGGTCGGAGCTGGCCGCGCTCTACCAGACCGCGGACGTGATGGTGGTGACGCCGCTGCGGGACGGGATGAACCTGGTCGCCAAGGAGTTCGTGGCGGCGCGTGAGGACGGGGCGGGGGCGCTGGTCCTCAGCGAGTTCGCCGGGGCGGCCGACGAGCTGTCCGGGGCGTTCCTGGTCAACCCGCACGACGTGGATGATCTGAAACAGACTCTGATGCGGGCGTTGGAGGCCTCTCCGGAGGATCTCGCGGCCCGGATGACGGCGATGCGGCGGCACCTCGCGGAGCACGACATCCTGGCCTGGGCCCGGGCGTATCTGACCGAGTTGGATCACACGGGCCGGTTGGCGCGCCGCTTCATCGGCCGCGCCTGA
- a CDS encoding ROK family glucokinase, which translates to MTLTIGIDVGGTKVAGGVVDEHGNVLASTRRPTPAEDPAGTRDTIAEVAAELAAQYPDATAVGIGAAAWIDAAGSTVLFAPNLAWRDEPLRDYVSKAVGLPTVLENDANVAAWAEFRYGVAKHATDSMVMITVGTGIGGGIVLNGKLWRGAHGIAGELGHIQSVPDGHPCGCGRLGCLEQYASGNALVRFARAGARQEPERAAKLLELAGGDALAISGRQITEAARGGDGVAMDAFAQVGYWLGVALADLAQSLDPEILVIGGGVVDAGPLLMGPAERTYRDQLAQRDRFPVAEVHAAQMGNVAGVVGAADLARR; encoded by the coding sequence GTGACGCTGACCATCGGAATCGACGTCGGCGGCACCAAGGTGGCCGGCGGTGTGGTCGACGAGCACGGCAATGTGCTGGCGTCGACCCGCCGGCCGACGCCGGCGGAGGACCCGGCCGGGACCCGGGACACGATCGCCGAGGTGGCCGCCGAGCTGGCGGCGCAGTACCCGGACGCCACCGCGGTCGGGATCGGTGCCGCCGCCTGGATCGACGCCGCCGGTTCGACCGTGCTGTTCGCGCCGAACCTGGCCTGGCGCGACGAGCCGCTGCGGGACTACGTCTCGAAGGCGGTCGGCCTGCCGACCGTGCTGGAGAACGACGCGAACGTCGCCGCCTGGGCCGAGTTCCGGTACGGCGTCGCCAAGCACGCCACCGACTCGATGGTGATGATCACCGTGGGCACCGGCATCGGCGGCGGCATCGTGCTGAACGGCAAGCTCTGGCGCGGCGCCCACGGCATCGCCGGTGAGCTCGGGCACATCCAGTCGGTGCCGGACGGGCACCCGTGCGGCTGCGGCCGGCTGGGCTGCCTGGAGCAGTACGCGAGCGGCAACGCCCTGGTCCGGTTCGCCCGGGCCGGCGCGCGGCAGGAGCCGGAGCGCGCCGCGAAGCTGCTGGAGCTGGCCGGCGGCGACGCGCTGGCGATCAGCGGCCGGCAGATCACCGAGGCGGCCCGCGGCGGCGACGGTGTCGCGATGGACGCGTTCGCCCAGGTCGGTTACTGGCTCGGGGTGGCCCTGGCGGACCTCGCGCAGAGCCTCGACCCGGAGATCCTGGTGATCGGCGGCGGCGTGGTCGACGCCGGCCCGCTGCTGATGGGCCCGGCCGAGCGGACCTACCGGGACCAACTCGCCCAGCGTGACCGGTTCCCGGTCGCCGAGGTCCACGCGGCCCAGATGGGCAACGTCGCGGGCGTGGTCGGCGCGGCCGACCTGGCACGGCGGTAA
- a CDS encoding DUF308 domain-containing protein yields MTAGGARRGRRDNGLDATDYAVAGDVDPRVGEHMLDVLAAGGIAAYLQPTADLNPILRATTLPARPIDRLYVDRTHLATAKEHLQQVTGGAPPTPPAEPVPEPRPQAEVDAEWDKIIAGFHTTVDTEAAPWPESEGTTSDTKGRPVGEDGRPVNRRRTDPPPEPVFYPVLDPFGFPDVAEEDERYVPPPPPPLPHISKYAVAGTLGVILGFVLFLFPTLIPIDSFFVMVFGFAAIVGGAVTLVWRLRTGDDDDEFDDGAVV; encoded by the coding sequence GGCGCCCGTCGCGGGCGGCGGGACAACGGACTCGACGCGACAGACTATGCGGTCGCGGGCGACGTGGACCCTCGCGTCGGTGAACACATGCTCGACGTGCTGGCGGCCGGGGGGATAGCGGCCTACCTGCAACCCACCGCGGATCTGAACCCGATCCTGCGGGCCACGACTCTTCCGGCGCGGCCGATCGACCGGCTCTACGTCGATCGCACCCACCTGGCGACCGCCAAGGAGCACCTGCAGCAGGTGACCGGCGGCGCGCCGCCGACCCCACCCGCCGAGCCGGTGCCGGAGCCCCGGCCACAGGCCGAGGTGGACGCCGAGTGGGACAAAATCATCGCCGGGTTCCACACCACCGTCGACACCGAGGCCGCGCCCTGGCCGGAGTCCGAGGGCACCACCTCGGACACCAAGGGCCGCCCGGTCGGCGAGGACGGGCGCCCGGTCAACCGGCGGCGCACCGATCCCCCGCCGGAGCCGGTGTTCTACCCGGTCCTCGACCCGTTCGGCTTCCCGGACGTGGCCGAGGAGGACGAGCGGTACGTGCCGCCCCCGCCCCCACCCCTGCCGCACATCTCGAAGTACGCGGTGGCCGGCACCCTCGGCGTGATCCTCGGCTTCGTGCTGTTCCTGTTCCCGACGCTGATCCCGATCGACAGCTTCTTCGTGATGGTGTTCGGCTTCGCGGCGATCGTCGGCGGGGCGGTCACCCTGGTGTGGCGGTTGCGGACCGGCGATGACGACGACGAGTTCGACGACGGGGCGGTGGTCTGA
- a CDS encoding NAD(P)/FAD-dependent oxidoreductase gives MHDSPDPGERRDAVCVVGAGASGLTAVKNLLELGFQVDCYERETAVGGAWNWRHDRSPVYAGTHLISSRPLTEFPDFPMPDTWPDYPHHSQVLTYLERYASHFRLGEHIWFGTEVVSAVPTDDGGWEVTTRSTGGGASRTSRYAALIVANGHNWDPRKPAIPGEFRGRVMHSSAYKDPAVLRGRKVLVVGGGNTGCDIAVEAAQQASQVWHSTRRGYWYAPKYILGRPADQVNDALLKWRLPLRLRQWLYRRTVRLTTGDLTRFGLPAPDHQPYESHPIVNSQLPYYLGHGRITPVPDVTAFDGAAVELSDGRRVEPDLVITATGYRPRFEFLAPELLDADESGRPDLHLHTFARKHPTLAVIGLVQPDAGVFPLAHWQSVATARWLRLRLSDPAKAAAVQQKESAKPLASWSKRRVVKTERHWFEVDHLDYLRSLESLLNEMESAS, from the coding sequence GTGCACGACTCCCCGGACCCGGGCGAGCGCCGCGACGCCGTGTGCGTCGTGGGCGCCGGCGCCAGCGGCCTGACCGCCGTCAAGAACCTGCTCGAGCTGGGCTTCCAGGTCGACTGCTACGAGCGGGAGACCGCCGTCGGCGGCGCCTGGAACTGGCGGCACGACCGCAGCCCGGTCTATGCCGGCACCCACCTGATCTCGTCGCGGCCGCTCACCGAGTTCCCCGACTTCCCGATGCCGGACACCTGGCCGGACTATCCGCACCACAGCCAGGTGCTGACCTACCTGGAGCGCTACGCGTCGCACTTCCGGCTGGGCGAGCACATCTGGTTCGGCACCGAGGTGGTCTCCGCGGTGCCGACCGACGACGGCGGGTGGGAGGTGACCACCCGGTCGACCGGTGGCGGCGCGTCCCGCACGTCGCGGTACGCCGCGCTGATCGTCGCGAACGGGCACAACTGGGACCCGCGCAAGCCGGCCATCCCGGGGGAGTTCCGTGGGCGGGTGATGCACTCGTCGGCGTACAAGGACCCGGCCGTGCTCCGTGGCCGCAAGGTCCTCGTGGTCGGCGGCGGCAACACCGGCTGCGACATCGCCGTCGAGGCGGCCCAGCAGGCGTCCCAGGTCTGGCACTCGACCCGGCGCGGCTATTGGTACGCCCCGAAGTACATCCTCGGCCGCCCCGCCGACCAGGTGAACGACGCGCTGCTCAAGTGGCGGCTGCCGCTGCGCCTGCGCCAGTGGCTGTACCGCCGCACGGTCCGGCTCACCACCGGGGATCTGACCCGGTTCGGGCTGCCGGCGCCGGATCACCAGCCGTACGAGAGCCACCCGATCGTCAACAGCCAGCTGCCGTACTACCTGGGCCACGGCCGGATCACCCCGGTGCCGGACGTGACCGCGTTCGACGGCGCCGCGGTCGAGCTCTCCGACGGCCGGCGGGTCGAGCCCGACCTGGTGATCACCGCGACCGGCTACCGCCCGCGCTTCGAGTTCCTGGCGCCCGAGCTGCTCGACGCCGACGAGTCCGGCCGCCCCGACCTGCACCTGCACACGTTCGCCCGGAAGCACCCGACGCTCGCGGTGATCGGCCTGGTCCAGCCGGACGCCGGGGTGTTCCCGCTGGCCCACTGGCAGAGCGTGGCGACCGCCCGCTGGCTGCGGCTGCGCCTGTCCGACCCGGCGAAGGCCGCCGCGGTCCAGCAGAAGGAGTCGGCCAAGCCGCTCGCGTCGTGGTCGAAGCGCCGGGTGGTCAAGACCGAGCGGCACTGGTTCGAGGTCGACCACCTCGACTACCTGCGCTCCCTCGAGAGCCTTCTCAACGAGATGGAGTCGGCGTCGTGA
- a CDS encoding endonuclease/exonuclease/phosphatase family protein encodes MSGVPLRVLSWNVHGLKDDRAELVGLVRELAPDVLIMQEAPRRFRWRHKSAALANECGLVVAAGGLPALGNLLLVNLRVAVGDTWNVRYPLTPGRHLRGAFFAQGRVRGASFTVSGSHLATDPAERPTQAAHWKAELIRVDGPVIVAADLNEGPGGGAWRTVEDGLTTTKDDEPTFPAAAPSRRIDGVFVSPDITIERYEIIATDRARAASDHLPVLVDLSLPSG; translated from the coding sequence ATGTCCGGGGTTCCGCTCCGCGTGCTCAGCTGGAACGTGCACGGCTTGAAGGACGACCGCGCCGAGCTGGTCGGCCTGGTCCGTGAGCTGGCCCCGGACGTCCTGATCATGCAGGAGGCGCCGCGCCGGTTCCGCTGGCGGCACAAGAGCGCCGCGCTGGCCAACGAGTGCGGCCTGGTGGTGGCCGCCGGCGGGCTGCCCGCGCTGGGCAACCTGCTGCTGGTCAACCTGCGGGTGGCGGTCGGCGACACGTGGAACGTGCGCTATCCGCTGACCCCGGGCCGGCATCTGCGCGGCGCGTTCTTCGCCCAGGGCCGGGTGCGCGGCGCGTCGTTCACCGTCTCCGGCTCGCACCTGGCCACCGATCCGGCCGAGCGGCCGACCCAGGCCGCGCACTGGAAGGCCGAGCTGATCCGGGTCGACGGCCCGGTGATCGTGGCCGCCGACCTGAACGAGGGGCCGGGCGGCGGCGCCTGGCGCACCGTCGAGGACGGGCTGACCACCACGAAGGACGACGAGCCGACGTTCCCGGCGGCGGCGCCCAGCCGGCGCATCGACGGCGTTTTCGTCAGCCCGGACATCACCATCGAGCGGTACGAGATCATCGCGACGGATCGGGCACGAGCCGCGAGTGATCATTTACCGGTCCTCGTGGACCTTTCACTCCCTTCCGGCTGA